The Apium graveolens cultivar Ventura unplaced genomic scaffold, ASM990537v1 ctg315, whole genome shotgun sequence genome segment TACCAAGTGTCACATCTCTTACATCAAAAATGTTAATAAGCGTGCCCTGCTGGTTACTTTGTTCCCACCAGCTCTGCAAAATGTTTCGACAAGTCTCTGAGCTTTCAACAGAGACAACAAACTTCAATGGGATACCGAGCCTATGTAGAGCAACTTCAGCTCCACCAAGGCCAGAGAACAAGGAAAGTACATTGATGCCACTGGGGAACAATTTCTTCAAGACAGAAAGATGGTAGGCAACAGTGTCGACCTATTTAATTCATTCACCGGGGATTCAGCACAAATTCTTGACAGGAAAACATGAAATAATGATTTCTAATTTAACAGTGCATACCTGAAATGAATTGCCAAGGCATTGGTACCGAGCAGTAGTGCTGATTCCGCCACCTCTTGTGTGACACTTTGAAAATTCCATTATTACCTCTATCTCGTCAAGGTCAAGTGGAGCAACCTTATTCTTTCCGACCCACACAAAGTTATACTTTCTGCATTGTTCAAGCACATTTTTCCTGACATGTTCAGGAGGATCAGGTCCCGATTTATCAAGTTCTTCCTTTATCTTTTTGGTATCTTCTGCACTCCCATGACGAATAAGAATGCAATTTAATTTGGTTCTTAGATCCCATTTCGGCCACCATTTATTTGTTATTGGAAGGGCCTCTTGTATGGTGGATGGCGGGATGGGAAGAATTGGGAACCTTTCGTCAATTGGAAGGTTATGAATGTAACCTCTTTTTCTTGCAGCTGCCGAAAAATGCATTGAGTCCACGAATTCTGGCTCAATCTCATAGAGGAATCTGCTCATGTTCTCCCACACACCTTTCGGTGTATATGCCACATTCTCATAATAGAAATATGGAGGCCCCTTCCCTGCGTCTGGGATTTCTCTATGAATCGTTTTGATCCCAACATTCGGAACTCCAAATCCTAT includes the following:
- the LOC141700970 gene encoding DNA (cytosine-5)-methyltransferase DRM1-like isoform X4; its protein translation is MGSNGDSDDIDWSDDEVRTCSSVSSVSVHIPVFTPPTCESSTSGSKINNRFLEMGYPSRVVLKAMEEHGEDDEEAILNAILTYLGQNKYFETMNLLEDMGFQYDEAFTAINRCGLETPIEELVEFIDAAKMGKEDDLQDLQVELNDAGQSRNGKKQKLSREERWTDTGKRMPLMIGFGVPNVGIKTIHREIPDAGKGPPYFYYENVAYTPKGVWENMSRFLYEIEPEFVDSMHFSAAARKRGYIHNLPIDERFPILPIPPSTIQEALPITNKWWPKWDLRTKLNCILIRHGSAEDTKKIKEELDKSGPDPPEHVRKNVLEQCRKYNFVWVGKNKVAPLDLDEIEVIMEFSKCHTRGGGISTTARYQCLGNSFQVDTVAYHLSVLKKLFPSGINVLSLFSGLGGAEVALHRLGIPLKFVVSVESSETCRNILQSWWEQSNQQGTLINIFDVRDVTLGKLKELMDMSHGFDLVIGGSPCNNLAGRNRYTRDGIYGDQSSLFFDYFRILDLVKKITVYRGYG
- the LOC141700970 gene encoding DNA (cytosine-5)-methyltransferase DRM1-like isoform X3 → MGSNGDSDDIDWSDDESSTSGSKINNRFLEMGYPSRVVLKAMEEHGEDDEEAILNAILTYLTLENLPKEENHVSNDPHISDSASTYKEDLSDVGNALESQGQNKYFETMNLLEDMGFQYDEAFTAINRCGLETPIEELVEFIDAAKMGKEDDLQDLQVELNDAGQSRNGKKQKLSREERWTDTGKRMPLMIGFGVPNVGIKTIHREIPDAGKGPPYFYYENVAYTPKGVWENMSRFLYEIEPEFVDSMHFSAAARKRGYIHNLPIDERFPILPIPPSTIQEALPITNKWWPKWDLRTKLNCILIRHGSAEDTKKIKEELDKSGPDPPEHVRKNVLEQCRKYNFVWVGKNKVAPLDLDEIEVIMEFSKCHTRGGGISTTARYQCLGNSFQVDTVAYHLSVLKKLFPSGINVLSLFSGLGGAEVALHRLGIPLKFVVSVESSETCRNILQSWWEQSNQQGTLINIFDVRDVTLGKLKELMDMSHGFDLVIGGSPCNNLAGRNRYTRDGIYGDQSSLFFDYFRILDLVKKITVYRGYG
- the LOC141700970 gene encoding DNA (cytosine-5)-methyltransferase DRM1-like isoform X2; amino-acid sequence: MGSNGDSDDIDWSDDEVRTCSSVSSVSVHIPVFTPPTCESSTSGSKINNRFLEMGYPSRVVLKAMEEHGEDDEEAILNAILTYLTLENLPKEENHVSNDPHISDSASTYKEDLSDVGNALESQGQNKYFETMNLLEDMGFQYDEAFTAINRCGLETPIEELVEFIDAAKMDLQVELNDAGQSRNGKKQKLSREERWTDTGKRMPLMIGFGVPNVGIKTIHREIPDAGKGPPYFYYENVAYTPKGVWENMSRFLYEIEPEFVDSMHFSAAARKRGYIHNLPIDERFPILPIPPSTIQEALPITNKWWPKWDLRTKLNCILIRHGSAEDTKKIKEELDKSGPDPPEHVRKNVLEQCRKYNFVWVGKNKVAPLDLDEIEVIMEFSKCHTRGGGISTTARYQCLGNSFQVDTVAYHLSVLKKLFPSGINVLSLFSGLGGAEVALHRLGIPLKFVVSVESSETCRNILQSWWEQSNQQGTLINIFDVRDVTLGKLKELMDMSHGFDLVIGGSPCNNLAGRNRYTRDGIYGDQSSLFFDYFRILDLVKKITVYRGYG
- the LOC141700970 gene encoding DNA (cytosine-5)-methyltransferase DRM1-like isoform X1, whose translation is MGSNGDSDDIDWSDDEVRTCSSVSSVSVHIPVFTPPTCESSTSGSKINNRFLEMGYPSRVVLKAMEEHGEDDEEAILNAILTYLTLENLPKEENHVSNDPHISDSASTYKEDLSDVGNALESQGQNKYFETMNLLEDMGFQYDEAFTAINRCGLETPIEELVEFIDAAKMGKEDDLQDLQVELNDAGQSRNGKKQKLSREERWTDTGKRMPLMIGFGVPNVGIKTIHREIPDAGKGPPYFYYENVAYTPKGVWENMSRFLYEIEPEFVDSMHFSAAARKRGYIHNLPIDERFPILPIPPSTIQEALPITNKWWPKWDLRTKLNCILIRHGSAEDTKKIKEELDKSGPDPPEHVRKNVLEQCRKYNFVWVGKNKVAPLDLDEIEVIMEFSKCHTRGGGISTTARYQCLGNSFQVDTVAYHLSVLKKLFPSGINVLSLFSGLGGAEVALHRLGIPLKFVVSVESSETCRNILQSWWEQSNQQGTLINIFDVRDVTLGKLKELMDMSHGFDLVIGGSPCNNLAGRNRYTRDGIYGDQSSLFFDYFRILDLVKKITVYRGYG